In Bacillus cytotoxicus NVH 391-98, the following are encoded in one genomic region:
- a CDS encoding serine hydrolase domain-containing protein, protein MNVKKSPLLLLILTLLFIITGLGFAFFKHNKITPSKDTVTKENWLQDPYLRWSYTNMKELALIHEVHNDPNNVTHFPIALQNLDRFSIKQEIGRDIPLKKLLDENKTDAFVVVHNGKLVYERYFNGYNPNTPHGMASLAKVFTGALIQSFIEEKRIDANQTAETYVKELQGTPFGKATIQQLMDMQVSVEYPTHGFRQPGLENQDAQLYLASNMLPRHSNYDGPMNIYDLLREAKETAPPGTTFSYNNGSTETLAWIIRTITGKTLAENVSERIWSKIGMEQNAYYVTDETGIEQASAGLNATARDMAKFGELLLHNGQYHGMQVLSSSISENIKSVRKGELAIEQGTSISYHNQWWIPHNEHGAFEVLGSYGQRLYIDPKTNMVIVHFSSNAAPSSDVHTTYSDMYVDIAKHLEKLSHE, encoded by the coding sequence ATGAATGTAAAAAAATCTCCCCTCTTATTGCTTATTCTCACACTGTTATTTATCATAACAGGACTTGGATTTGCTTTTTTTAAACACAACAAAATAACGCCTTCTAAAGATACGGTAACAAAAGAAAATTGGTTACAAGACCCATACTTACGTTGGTCCTATACAAATATGAAAGAATTGGCCCTTATTCATGAAGTACATAATGACCCAAACAACGTTACGCACTTCCCTATCGCACTACAAAATTTAGATCGTTTCTCTATAAAACAAGAAATTGGGCGAGATATTCCTTTAAAAAAATTATTAGATGAAAATAAAACCGATGCATTTGTCGTTGTGCATAATGGAAAGCTTGTTTACGAACGCTATTTCAATGGATACAATCCAAATACCCCACACGGAATGGCATCTTTAGCGAAAGTATTTACCGGTGCACTCATCCAATCTTTTATTGAAGAAAAGCGCATCGATGCAAACCAGACTGCCGAAACATATGTGAAAGAATTGCAAGGCACCCCATTTGGAAAAGCGACAATTCAGCAGTTAATGGACATGCAAGTGTCTGTTGAATATCCTACGCATGGATTCAGACAGCCCGGGCTAGAAAACCAAGATGCACAATTGTATTTAGCTAGCAATATGCTGCCGCGCCACTCAAATTATGATGGTCCGATGAATATTTATGATTTGTTACGCGAGGCAAAAGAGACTGCCCCGCCCGGAACTACTTTTTCTTATAATAATGGATCTACTGAAACACTCGCATGGATTATACGAACAATCACTGGCAAGACTTTAGCTGAAAATGTAAGTGAACGTATTTGGTCAAAAATTGGTATGGAGCAAAATGCTTATTATGTTACCGATGAAACTGGAATTGAACAAGCAAGTGCTGGTTTAAATGCAACGGCAAGAGATATGGCAAAGTTTGGGGAATTGCTGTTACATAATGGACAATATCATGGTATGCAAGTTCTCTCCTCTTCTATTTCAGAAAATATCAAAAGCGTACGTAAAGGTGAATTAGCAATTGAGCAAGGGACATCCATTTCGTATCATAATCAATGGTGGATTCCTCATAACGAACATGGTGCCTTCGAGGTGCTTGGAAGCTATGGGCAACGCCTTTATATCGATCCAAAAACAAATATGGTCATTGTCCATTTTTCATCTAATGCTGCCCCAAGCAGTGATGTACATACAACATATTCCGATATGTATGTAGATATCGCTAAACATTTAGAAAAGCTTTCACATGAGTGA